AGCAGACGTACTTTTTGCTTGTTTTCTAACATCTTTTCTCTCGAATAAAATTGTTCAAAAATGGGAAAATTACAAAGCAAGCAATTTCTGTTCAATCACTCGGTTTGTTGAACATGAAATGAAAATCATGCAGTAAATTCGTTGGGCTTAATAATACGAATTTTGTCGGTTAAAGTCAAGAGGGAAATGGGTTTTTTAGTTATTTGAATGTCCCTCAAAAATCATATCAGTTATTTGGATATCTGGAACAGTATCAAATGGTTCCGAGTCGTTGAAAGGAAAAATCCGCCGTAGGCGGATTAACATTTGTAGTAGCCAACGATTGTGGCATAATGACGAACTCCGAAGGAGTTCAACAAAAAATTAACCGGCACAAGTAAGGGTTTTGTGAAACAGAATCGTTTAACCCTTCGGAGTTATAGCCTCATTTTTCAATTTTTTCCCTACAAACGTTGAACGCCTTCGGCGTTCCTGGGCATAATAAATGTTTCAGTCGAAACAATCGCTCTCATTGGATTATTTTTAATTATCCTGCGCCTTCAGCGCTTCTCTTTTTGGGCATATTTTTTAAACCGAGGGCGGCTCCCTCGGCTAAATTATTTTACGCCGTTGGCGTAAGTCTGCCAGAGGCAGACACGATAAATTAGCATGGGGCAACGCCCTATGAATCAGGGGAAGGAAAAACATAATGAGCTCTGGAGGAGCGGAATAAAAAATCGGGGTTGCAAAAAAAGAAACCAAAAAAGATTATCAAGCGTAAGAAGTGATCAGAAATTTTGGGGGACATTCAGCCACTGATTAAATCCCTTGACTTTTATCGTAATGATTATTATTTTGAAATTCAAAAATATCACAAATAAAAAAATCCCATCAGGAGATCTAATAAACGAAAACAGTTTTTGCTCATTTTCGCTCTCATTTTCTTTTTCCTTTCATCCTGTGCATCTGAATCAACAAATGAAAATATCCGCGGCTACCTGCTCATCATCGGCGGGGGCAAGAGACCGGAGTCGGTGATGAAAAAGTTCATCGAGTTGGCGCACGGATTCGACGACGGAAAAATTCTCGTGTTGCCCATGGCCAGCGCAGACCCGCAAAATACCGGAGAATATCAGGCAAATCAGTTGCGCCAATTGGGAGCAAAAAATGTAGATTATTTGATTGTCTCGGCAGCCGAAGCAAATGGTGATTCCACGCTGAAAAAATTAGACGGAGTCAGCGGAATTTTCTTTTCCGGCGGCGTTCAGTCAAGAATTGTGAAAGCCATCGGCGGTACGCCTTTCGCGGAAAAATTGCAGCAACTTTACCGCAGCGGCGCGGTTATCGGCGGTACCAGCGCCGGCGCGGCGGTGATGAGCAAAATTATGATTACCGGCGACGAAAAACGACCGGACAAAAATCCGAACCGCGCGTTCAACAAA
This genomic window from Calditrichota bacterium contains:
- a CDS encoding cyanophycinase: MKKFIELAHGFDDGKILVLPMASADPQNTGEYQANQLRQLGAKNVDYLIVSAAEANGDSTLKKLDGVSGIFFSGGVQSRIVKAIGGTPFAEKLQQLYRSGAVIGGTSAGAAVMSKIMITGDEKRPDKNPNRAFNKIEEDNIATAAGLGFLDDVIIDQHFVRRKRHNRLISLVLENPKLVGMGIDESTALLVHPNHQFEVLGENSVIVYDARKAKIAPFDSTQSYNLAASNITMHVLTHGYLFDLNKNEVIAPHDTAEK